One Rhizobiales bacterium GAS188 DNA window includes the following coding sequences:
- a CDS encoding protein-L-isoaspartate(D-aspartate) O-methyltransferase has protein sequence MQRRHFIIGSLAALTDISIAGAALANVPKPYSFDEFPPADTRDGFIKWMEANRGEDPKYLAERFERYRVLVANKDLWDKRNMRAFLMVPREEFVLKQNLSRAYDHAFLDIGFGVTISGPHVVGRMTSTIDVKMGEKVLEIGTGSGYQSAYLANLTDKVWTIEIIKPLAERTRSIYDALINNGYGEYKAITSKNADGYYGWEEAGPFDKIIVTCGIDHVPPPLLQQLKPQGIMVIPVGPPGAQRLLKIVKEEAPDGTINVARSDIYNGRVVPFVPFTKLDGDVIAGTHNQ, from the coding sequence TTGCAGCGGCGCCACTTCATCATCGGCTCTCTTGCTGCCCTGACTGACATATCCATTGCCGGTGCGGCCTTGGCCAATGTGCCGAAGCCCTACAGCTTCGATGAATTTCCTCCAGCCGATACGCGCGACGGCTTCATCAAATGGATGGAGGCCAATCGCGGCGAGGATCCGAAATATCTCGCCGAGCGCTTTGAGCGCTACCGGGTGCTCGTCGCCAACAAGGATCTGTGGGACAAGCGCAATATGCGCGCCTTCCTGATGGTGCCGCGCGAGGAATTCGTGCTCAAGCAGAACCTGTCGCGCGCCTATGACCATGCTTTCCTCGATATCGGCTTCGGTGTGACGATCTCGGGTCCGCATGTGGTCGGCCGCATGACCAGCACGATCGACGTCAAGATGGGCGAGAAGGTGCTCGAGATCGGCACCGGCTCAGGCTATCAATCGGCCTATCTCGCCAATCTGACCGACAAGGTCTGGACCATCGAGATCATCAAGCCGCTCGCCGAGCGTACCCGCAGCATCTACGATGCCCTGATCAATAACGGCTACGGCGAATACAAGGCGATCACCTCCAAGAATGCCGACGGCTATTACGGCTGGGAGGAGGCCGGCCCCTTCGACAAGATCATCGTCACCTGCGGCATCGACCATGTGCCGCCGCCGCTCCTGCAGCAGCTCAAGCCGCAGGGCATCATGGTGATCCCGGTCGGTCCTCCGGGGGCGCAACGCCTCCTCAAGATCGTCAAGGAGGAGGCGCCGGACGGCACCATCAACGTCGCCAGATCCGACATCTATAATGGCAGGGTCGTGCCCTTCGTCCCCTTCACCAAGCTCGATGGCGACGTCATCGCCGGAACCCATAATCAGTGA
- a CDS encoding putative transcriptional regulator: protein MTSFGKRLLKSVDEARAIARGEADPSTYRVRMPPTVDVKAIRKRMGLTQAVFAARFGIPLPTLRDWEQRRRAPEGPSRVLLTVIDREPEAVERALAEA, encoded by the coding sequence ATGACCAGTTTTGGAAAGCGACTCCTCAAATCGGTGGACGAGGCTCGAGCCATCGCTCGCGGTGAGGCCGATCCCTCGACCTATCGCGTCCGCATGCCGCCCACCGTGGACGTAAAGGCGATACGCAAGCGCATGGGGCTGACGCAGGCGGTGTTCGCGGCTCGCTTCGGGATCCCGCTTCCGACCCTGCGGGATTGGGAGCAACGCCGCCGCGCACCGGAAGGGCCGAGCCGGGTGCTGCTCACCGTGATCGACCGCGAGCCGGAGGCGGTCGAGCGAGCTCTCGCCGAAGCCTGA
- a CDS encoding ferredoxin--NADP+ reductase has product MSSLDRETVLAVHHWTDTLFSFSTSRSPSFRFQSGQFTMIGLDIEGRPLLRAYSMASANYEENLEFFSIKVPDGPLTSRLQHLKEGDTVLVNRKATGTLIHDNLIAGRTLYLLGTGTGLAPFLSIIKDADTYDRYDKVVLVHGCRQVNELAYGEFIQRELPNHEFLGDLVRGKLIYYPTVTREPFRNRGRLTDLITSNALSEDLGLPPLDSKHDRVMMCGSPSMLADLRRILDERGFVEGNHATPGHYVIERAFVEK; this is encoded by the coding sequence ATGAGCAGTCTCGATCGTGAAACCGTGCTCGCCGTCCATCATTGGACCGACACGTTGTTCAGCTTCTCGACCAGCCGCAGCCCGTCTTTTCGCTTTCAGAGCGGGCAGTTCACCATGATCGGCCTCGACATCGAGGGGCGGCCCCTGCTGCGGGCCTACAGCATGGCGAGCGCCAATTATGAGGAGAATCTCGAATTCTTCTCGATCAAGGTGCCGGACGGGCCTTTGACCTCGCGCCTCCAGCATCTGAAGGAGGGCGACACCGTTCTGGTCAACCGCAAGGCGACCGGCACGCTCATCCATGACAATCTGATCGCCGGCCGCACCCTCTATCTGCTCGGCACCGGCACCGGTCTCGCTCCGTTCCTGAGCATCATCAAGGACGCCGACACCTATGATCGCTACGACAAGGTCGTGCTGGTGCATGGGTGCCGCCAGGTGAACGAGCTCGCCTATGGCGAATTCATCCAGCGCGAGCTGCCGAACCATGAATTCCTGGGCGATCTGGTGCGCGGCAAGCTCATCTATTATCCGACCGTGACGCGCGAACCGTTCCGCAATCGCGGACGCCTCACCGATCTCATCACCTCGAATGCCTTGTCCGAGGATCTCGGCCTGCCGCCGCTCGACAGCAAGCATGACCGGGTCATGATGTGCGGCAGCCCCTCGATGCTGGCCGATCTGCGCCGCATCCTCGACGAGCGCGGCTTCGTCGAAGGCAATCACGCGACCCCCGGCCATTACGTCATCGAGCGCGCCTTCGTCGAGAAATAG
- a CDS encoding transcriptional regulator, TetR family, with protein MNEVLTEAPGARPAGRGRSGPRPHATAEAGATSAPKQVPRDADKTRLKILAAAAAEFAEKGLAGARVDAIAEASGANKRMIYYYFSSKDGLYTAVLERAYTDMRDAERALALDHLEPFEGIRKLVEFKFDYFVENPTTISLLNGENMLGAAYLKKSDRLRDMHAILVRTIDGLLERGALNGTMRSGVDPLHLYISISALSYFYFSNAATLSTAFGRELATPAENAIRRKHAVDVILAFLKA; from the coding sequence ATGAACGAAGTTCTCACCGAGGCGCCGGGCGCCCGACCCGCCGGCAGGGGCAGGAGCGGGCCCCGCCCTCACGCCACAGCCGAGGCCGGCGCAACCTCGGCGCCGAAGCAGGTTCCGCGCGATGCCGACAAGACAAGGCTGAAGATCCTTGCGGCCGCGGCCGCCGAATTCGCCGAGAAGGGTCTCGCGGGAGCGCGCGTCGACGCCATCGCGGAGGCCTCCGGCGCCAATAAGCGCATGATCTATTATTATTTTTCGAGCAAGGACGGACTCTACACCGCCGTGCTCGAACGCGCCTATACGGATATGCGCGACGCCGAGCGGGCGCTGGCGCTCGATCATCTCGAGCCTTTCGAGGGCATCCGCAAGCTGGTCGAGTTCAAATTCGACTATTTCGTCGAGAACCCGACGACGATCAGCCTCCTGAACGGCGAGAACATGCTGGGTGCCGCCTATCTCAAGAAGTCGGACCGGCTGCGGGACATGCATGCCATTCTGGTGCGCACCATCGACGGTCTGCTGGAGCGCGGTGCGCTGAACGGCACGATGCGGAGCGGGGTCGACCCTCTGCATCTCTACATCTCGATCTCGGCCTTGAGCTATTTCTACTTCTCCAACGCGGCCACGCTCTCGACCGCGTTCGGACGCGAGCTCGCGACGCCGGCCGAGAACGCCATACGCCGCAAGCACGCGGTGGATGTCATCCTGGCTTTCCTGAAGGCGTAA
- a CDS encoding 2,4-dienoyl-CoA reductase, producing MKFGEYPKVASFGSVAGFRAHLAAIGIDMPCDDIVASGATSPLAAPLEIAGMKIGNRLALNPMEGWDGELDGRPSENTIRRWRRFGLSGGKLVWGGEAVAVRPDGRANPNQLVMADHTQAAIAHLRETLVSAHREATGGDEGLVIGLQLTHSGRFCKPHDHRKFESVIAYHHPLLDKKFGYPQDRPLISDDEIRRLIECYVDAAKRAHECGYDFVDIKHCHGYLGHELLSAHTRQGPYGGSLENRTRFLREIVEGIRAEVPKLGIGVRLSAADIVPFRPDPAQSKPGALGPGIPEEVSRLLPYHYAFGVDPQNPTEMDLTEPFAMFEIMRELDIRFVNVTLASPYYNPHVTRPAIYPPSDGYFPPEDPLIGVMRHLDIVRRLKERFPDFCLMGSGYTYLQEYLPNVAQAVLRLGWTDLVGLGRMLLAYPEAPLDILEGRGVQKKRLCRTFSDCTTAPRNGLVSGCYPLDAHYKKSEEFKALAAFKKPAKTA from the coding sequence ATGAAATTCGGCGAATATCCCAAGGTCGCGTCGTTCGGCAGCGTCGCCGGTTTTCGAGCCCATCTCGCCGCGATCGGCATCGACATGCCCTGCGACGACATCGTGGCGAGCGGGGCGACCTCGCCGCTCGCAGCACCCTTGGAAATTGCCGGCATGAAGATCGGCAACCGCCTCGCCCTCAATCCGATGGAGGGCTGGGATGGCGAGCTCGATGGGCGTCCGAGCGAGAACACCATCAGGCGCTGGCGCCGCTTCGGCCTGAGCGGCGGCAAGCTGGTCTGGGGCGGTGAGGCGGTCGCGGTGCGCCCCGATGGGCGGGCCAATCCGAACCAGCTCGTCATGGCCGACCACACGCAAGCAGCGATCGCGCATCTTCGCGAGACCTTGGTCAGCGCCCATCGCGAGGCGACCGGCGGCGATGAGGGCCTGGTGATTGGCCTGCAGCTCACCCATTCGGGGCGCTTCTGCAAGCCGCATGATCACCGGAAATTCGAATCGGTGATCGCCTATCACCACCCCTTGCTCGACAAGAAATTCGGCTATCCACAGGATCGCCCGCTGATCAGCGACGACGAGATCCGCCGCCTGATCGAATGCTATGTGGATGCAGCGAAGCGCGCCCATGAATGCGGCTACGACTTCGTCGACATCAAGCATTGCCATGGCTATCTCGGCCATGAGCTGCTCAGCGCCCATACGCGCCAAGGCCCTTATGGCGGCAGCCTCGAGAACCGCACGCGCTTCCTGCGCGAGATCGTGGAGGGCATCAGGGCCGAGGTGCCGAAGCTCGGCATCGGCGTGCGGTTGAGCGCAGCCGACATCGTGCCTTTCCGCCCGGATCCCGCACAGTCCAAGCCCGGCGCGCTCGGCCCCGGAATCCCCGAGGAGGTGTCGCGCCTCCTGCCCTATCACTACGCCTTCGGCGTCGACCCGCAGAACCCGACCGAGATGGACCTGACCGAGCCCTTCGCCATGTTCGAGATCATGCGCGAGCTCGATATCCGCTTCGTCAACGTCACGCTGGCGAGCCCCTATTACAATCCGCATGTCACGCGCCCGGCCATCTATCCGCCTTCGGACGGCTATTTCCCGCCGGAGGACCCGCTGATCGGGGTGATGCGCCATCTCGACATCGTGCGACGCCTGAAGGAGCGCTTCCCGGATTTCTGCCTGATGGGCTCGGGCTATACCTATCTGCAGGAATATCTGCCGAATGTGGCGCAGGCCGTGCTGCGCCTCGGCTGGACCGATCTCGTCGGTCTCGGGCGCATGCTGCTCGCCTATCCGGAGGCGCCGCTCGACATCCTCGAAGGCCGCGGCGTGCAGAAGAAACGGCTCTGCCGCACCTTCAGCGACTGCACCACGGCCCCGCGCAACGGCCTGGTCTCGGGCTGCTACCCGCTCGACGCGCATTACAAGAAGTCCGAGGAGTTCAAGGCGCTCGCCGCCTTCAAGAAGCCGGCGAAAACGGCCTGA
- a CDS encoding Sugar kinase of the NBD/HSP70 family, may contain an N-terminal HTH domain, whose translation MNVDRSSLVRQFSRRMVAEALLHDAPISRANLARMTGLSKQTMSEVIAELEAGGWVRSVGVTKGGVGRTAVTYEVDRGAAHSLGVDLGGTKVTAAITDLVGEIVAEETEPTDSRGGRQVVVQIRKLAAKLAASQSIDMARIRSVVVGTPGVIDRATGAITLVPNIKGLSEFDVPRALADLFGQTVVIENDVNLAMLGEAWRGCARGAGNAGFLALGTGVGLGLIVDGKLIRGATGAAGEIAYLPIGADVVSPEALAVGAFELEVGSVGIVRRYRTAGGQPVETVRDVFARLDAGDAVAARVLDDTANTVALAIAALHTIVDPQIVVLGGSVGIRPELVERVQRAMPTIFARPVKVVASDLGSRAGLVGAVSLAVNRLHNDLFGVRDLPGDLALPETGLAKAAE comes from the coding sequence GTGAACGTCGACCGCTCCTCCCTGGTCAGACAATTTTCAAGGCGCATGGTCGCGGAGGCGCTTTTGCATGATGCGCCGATCTCGCGCGCCAATCTGGCGCGGATGACGGGGCTGTCCAAGCAGACCATGTCCGAGGTGATCGCGGAGCTGGAAGCGGGCGGTTGGGTCAGATCGGTCGGTGTCACCAAAGGCGGCGTCGGGCGCACTGCCGTGACCTACGAGGTCGACCGGGGCGCGGCCCATTCGCTCGGCGTGGATCTCGGCGGCACCAAGGTGACGGCGGCCATCACCGATCTCGTCGGCGAGATCGTGGCGGAGGAGACAGAGCCGACCGATTCGCGCGGGGGGCGGCAGGTCGTCGTCCAGATCCGCAAGCTCGCAGCCAAGCTCGCGGCCAGCCAGTCTATCGACATGGCGCGCATCCGCAGCGTGGTGGTCGGCACGCCGGGCGTCATCGATCGAGCCACGGGGGCAATCACCCTCGTTCCGAACATCAAGGGTTTGTCGGAATTCGACGTGCCTCGCGCGCTCGCCGACCTGTTCGGCCAGACGGTCGTGATCGAGAACGACGTCAACCTCGCCATGCTGGGCGAGGCGTGGCGAGGTTGCGCGCGGGGCGCCGGCAATGCCGGATTCCTGGCGCTCGGCACCGGCGTCGGCCTCGGCCTGATCGTCGATGGCAAGCTCATTCGCGGCGCCACCGGGGCGGCAGGCGAGATCGCCTATCTGCCGATCGGCGCAGATGTCGTGTCGCCCGAGGCCCTGGCCGTCGGTGCGTTCGAGCTCGAGGTCGGATCGGTCGGAATCGTGCGGCGCTACAGGACCGCCGGCGGCCAGCCAGTCGAGACCGTGCGCGACGTCTTTGCCCGACTGGACGCCGGCGACGCGGTGGCGGCACGGGTTCTCGACGACACGGCCAATACCGTGGCCCTGGCGATCGCGGCCCTGCATACCATCGTCGATCCGCAGATCGTGGTGCTCGGCGGCAGCGTCGGCATTCGCCCCGAACTTGTGGAGCGTGTCCAGCGCGCCATGCCGACGATATTCGCCCGGCCCGTGAAGGTCGTCGCCAGCGATCTCGGCAGCCGCGCCGGCCTCGTCGGCGCGGTGTCGCTGGCGGTGAACCGCCTGCACAACGACCTCTTCGGCGTTCGAGACCTGCCGGGTGATCTCGCCCTGCCCGAAACCGGTTTGGCGAAGGCCGCGGAATGA
- a CDS encoding acetylornithine deacetylase, with protein sequence MTIDASLIARLRAALDREGAIDLLRRAVGTPSVTGTEAAFAHLLADELTALGARDVTLTEFAPGRPNVRGLVPGAGGGPCLLLTGHTDTVHVRGWAERWAGTEREDPFGAAIVDGAIWGRGTGDLKAGICTTLAAARLLAAAGLRQPADVLYAFIGDEESGEPGSGVSAGIKALVAEIEADTAPRPDFAVYVEPTELNIYTAQMGFLICDIVVTGRSAYFGVPEAGIDALKAAHAILSALFAHSAELEARAPHRLVGRPFLLVTGIEGGGYIAVPGECRISLILKLLPGESLDAAVAGLEAAIRGAPFDPAILVSLAYPAGRDHRVGGTPTETPPELAAVRLLAAAVQAVRPDRGAVAGAPYWSEAPFLVNQLGVPAVYCAPGDIRNCHTLEERVVVEDYLDGIVAFAAFLASFGETSTA encoded by the coding sequence ATGACCATCGACGCGTCCCTCATCGCGCGCCTGCGGGCCGCCCTCGACAGGGAGGGCGCGATCGACCTGCTCAGGCGCGCTGTCGGCACGCCGAGCGTGACCGGCACTGAGGCCGCTTTTGCCCATCTTCTGGCAGACGAGTTGACGGCGCTGGGCGCTCGGGACGTGACCCTGACCGAGTTCGCGCCGGGCCGCCCCAATGTCCGCGGTCTCGTCCCAGGCGCAGGCGGCGGACCATGCCTGCTGCTGACCGGCCACACCGATACCGTGCATGTGCGGGGCTGGGCGGAGCGCTGGGCCGGCACCGAGCGGGAGGACCCGTTCGGCGCAGCGATCGTCGACGGCGCGATATGGGGAAGGGGGACAGGCGATCTCAAGGCCGGCATCTGCACGACGCTCGCCGCGGCGCGCCTTCTCGCAGCGGCCGGCCTGCGCCAGCCAGCCGATGTCCTTTACGCCTTCATCGGCGATGAGGAGAGTGGCGAGCCAGGCAGCGGCGTCAGCGCCGGGATCAAGGCGCTGGTCGCGGAGATCGAGGCAGACACAGCTCCGCGCCCGGATTTCGCGGTCTATGTCGAGCCGACCGAGCTCAACATCTACACGGCGCAGATGGGCTTTCTCATCTGCGACATTGTCGTCACCGGCCGCTCGGCCTATTTCGGCGTGCCGGAAGCGGGCATCGACGCGCTGAAAGCCGCTCACGCCATCTTGTCGGCGCTGTTCGCGCATTCGGCCGAACTCGAGGCGCGCGCGCCGCACCGTCTCGTCGGACGCCCGTTCCTGCTGGTCACCGGCATCGAAGGGGGCGGCTACATCGCGGTGCCCGGCGAATGCCGCATCAGCCTCATCCTGAAGCTCTTGCCGGGCGAGAGCCTCGACGCCGCCGTTGCGGGGCTGGAAGCGGCCATTCGCGGCGCGCCGTTCGACCCGGCGATCTTGGTGTCGCTCGCCTATCCGGCGGGGCGCGACCATCGCGTCGGCGGCACGCCGACCGAGACGCCGCCTGAGCTCGCGGCGGTGCGCCTGCTCGCCGCGGCGGTGCAGGCCGTCCGGCCCGATCGCGGAGCCGTGGCGGGCGCGCCTTACTGGTCGGAGGCGCCTTTCCTCGTCAACCAACTCGGCGTTCCGGCGGTCTATTGCGCGCCGGGCGATATCAGGAATTGCCACACGCTCGAGGAGCGCGTCGTCGTCGAGGACTATCTCGACGGCATCGTCGCCTTCGCGGCGTTCCTCGCCAGCTTCGGCGAGACATCGACCGCATGA
- a CDS encoding monosaccharide ABC transporter substrate-binding protein, CUT2 family, translating to MLLKRSIAALGLSAMLAMTIPAIAGETVGPGGEVATPSSAIALTDAEVAKLKDGKYTAALLWHTSSDFVNAVTAGATDEFKRLGISVVAQTDAGFDAAKQKSDVETILAKKPNAILALPLDPVTAAEAFKPAVQSGVKIVLLSNKPKDFVQGKDYVTIVTDDLFQMGKHAADALAEAIGKTGKVAYIYHDAQYYVTNQRDNAFKTTIEKDYPDIKIVASQGISDPARAEDIANAILLKNPGLDGIYVTWAEPAEGVLAALRSAGNAKTKIVTLDLSEPVGLDMVKGGNVAAIAADKAYELGRAMAAAAGYGLLGKQAPAFVVAPVITVTKANVLQGWQDSLHRAAPQSILGAAK from the coding sequence ATGCTCTTGAAGAGAAGCATCGCCGCGCTTGGGCTCAGCGCCATGCTGGCGATGACGATTCCCGCCATCGCCGGCGAAACGGTCGGCCCGGGCGGCGAGGTGGCGACGCCGTCGAGCGCGATCGCCTTGACCGACGCCGAGGTCGCCAAGCTGAAGGACGGCAAATACACGGCCGCGCTGTTGTGGCACACCTCGTCGGATTTCGTGAACGCCGTGACGGCCGGAGCGACCGACGAGTTCAAGCGCCTCGGCATCAGCGTGGTCGCCCAGACGGATGCCGGCTTCGACGCCGCCAAGCAGAAGAGCGATGTCGAGACCATCCTCGCCAAGAAGCCGAACGCCATCCTCGCCCTGCCGCTCGACCCCGTCACTGCCGCCGAGGCGTTCAAGCCCGCCGTCCAATCCGGTGTGAAGATCGTGCTCTTGTCGAACAAGCCCAAGGACTTCGTGCAGGGCAAGGACTATGTGACCATCGTCACCGACGATCTCTTCCAGATGGGCAAGCACGCGGCCGACGCGCTGGCCGAGGCCATCGGCAAGACCGGCAAGGTCGCCTACATCTATCACGACGCGCAATATTACGTGACCAACCAGCGCGACAATGCCTTCAAGACCACGATCGAGAAGGACTACCCCGATATCAAGATCGTCGCCTCGCAGGGAATTTCCGACCCGGCGCGGGCCGAGGACATCGCCAACGCGATCCTGCTGAAGAACCCTGGCCTCGACGGTATCTACGTGACCTGGGCCGAGCCTGCCGAAGGCGTCCTCGCGGCGCTGCGCAGCGCAGGCAATGCCAAGACGAAGATCGTGACGCTCGATCTCTCCGAGCCGGTCGGCCTCGACATGGTGAAGGGCGGCAACGTCGCGGCGATCGCCGCCGACAAAGCCTATGAGCTCGGCCGCGCCATGGCGGCCGCTGCGGGTTACGGGCTGCTCGGCAAGCAAGCACCGGCCTTCGTCGTGGCGCCGGTGATCACCGTCACCAAGGCCAATGTGCTGCAGGGCTGGCAGGACTCGCTGCACCGCGCAGCGCCGCAATCGATCCTCGGCGCGGCCAAATAG